One part of the Pelagicoccus sp. SDUM812003 genome encodes these proteins:
- the yajC gene encoding preprotein translocase subunit YajC, with the protein MDFVTTVLAQAAQGQAQPGWQQFLPFILIFAAMWFLIIAPQRKKQKQHQKMITELKSGAEVITSGGIYGTITNVKDDRFVLKIADNTKIEILKSAVTSVVSSSDS; encoded by the coding sequence ATGGATTTTGTAACGACTGTTCTCGCTCAGGCCGCTCAAGGCCAAGCCCAACCTGGCTGGCAGCAATTCCTGCCTTTCATTCTGATCTTCGCCGCGATGTGGTTTCTCATCATCGCCCCCCAGCGCAAGAAGCAAAAGCAGCATCAAAAAATGATCACCGAGCTCAAGAGCGGAGCGGAGGTCATCACTTCGGGGGGGATCTACGGAACCATCACCAACGTGAAGGACGATCGCTTCGTTCTTAAGATCGCCGACAATACGAAAATCGAAATTCTCAAGTCGGCCGTGACGAGCGTAGTGAGTTCTTCCGATTCCTAG
- the speA gene encoding biosynthetic arginine decarboxylase: MSSNAKSRWTISEAERLYGFNRWGSPYYSVDKEGYVCAHPAADERTVRIDDVIKEAATKGIKAPMVIRFQDLLRHRVERLNEAFAKAIEEEEYAGKYRGVFPIKVNQLREVIEEIQDAGKDYGYGLEAGSKPELLIAMAMHQSSTGLLICNGYKDEDYIRLALHYRRIGKDIIIVVEQLSEVEKVIEISQELGVEALVGLRAKLGTRGEGKWAMSTGDNAKFGLTPTEMLEACRLLERAKMQSSLRLLHFHIGSQVPNIITLKNAVVEATRYYCQLQKLGFPMGYLDVGGGLGIDYDGSRSNYESSANYSLEEYARDVVYNVKQICSAMEVDSPDIVSESGRAIAAPHSILITEVFGRISKRESLLTVKKDEIKDQVVADLHEMLHGRVRYGQLEMYHDALQKKEEADSLFNHGYLDLRGRAQADSLFWQICNRLEKKTQTTRGYQPEELIGLSEILADQYVCNFSVFQSLLDHWALDQLFPITPLARLKERPSVNAILVDITCDSDGKVSKFIDLEDEKEYLPLHPLKKNEPYYLGIYLVGAYQDIMGDNHNLFGRVNEVHVFLDEDEEDGFYIEDTIQGYRMKDVLEGVQYRAEGLCQQMKKQIDRATKKDLVKPRDGVHFMEIYEAQIQQKSYLAIDYKRKRRTAAKRAKKP; this comes from the coding sequence TTGAGCAGCAACGCGAAATCCCGGTGGACCATCTCTGAAGCGGAACGACTTTACGGCTTCAACCGCTGGGGCAGCCCCTACTATTCCGTCGACAAGGAAGGCTACGTCTGCGCCCATCCGGCAGCGGACGAGCGCACGGTCCGCATCGACGACGTCATCAAAGAAGCAGCCACCAAAGGCATCAAGGCCCCCATGGTGATTCGGTTTCAGGATCTGCTGCGTCACCGCGTGGAACGCCTCAACGAGGCCTTCGCAAAGGCTATCGAGGAAGAGGAGTACGCCGGCAAGTACCGAGGCGTCTTCCCGATCAAGGTCAATCAGCTGCGCGAGGTCATCGAGGAAATCCAGGACGCGGGCAAGGACTATGGCTACGGCCTCGAGGCGGGCAGCAAACCCGAGCTGCTGATCGCCATGGCCATGCATCAGTCCTCCACCGGATTGCTCATCTGCAACGGATACAAGGACGAGGACTACATCCGCCTCGCCCTGCACTATCGCCGCATCGGCAAGGACATCATCATCGTGGTCGAGCAGCTCAGCGAGGTCGAAAAGGTGATCGAAATTTCGCAGGAGCTCGGGGTGGAGGCTCTGGTGGGCTTGCGGGCGAAACTGGGCACGCGCGGCGAGGGCAAATGGGCCATGTCCACCGGCGATAACGCGAAGTTCGGCTTGACGCCTACCGAGATGCTGGAGGCCTGCCGCTTGCTGGAACGAGCCAAGATGCAAAGCAGCCTGCGGCTGCTGCACTTCCACATCGGCTCCCAGGTCCCCAATATCATCACTTTGAAAAACGCGGTGGTGGAGGCGACGCGCTACTATTGCCAGCTGCAGAAGCTGGGCTTCCCCATGGGCTACCTGGACGTAGGCGGCGGACTCGGCATCGATTACGACGGCTCACGCTCCAACTACGAAAGCTCCGCAAACTACTCGCTGGAGGAATACGCCCGCGACGTGGTGTACAACGTCAAGCAGATCTGCTCCGCCATGGAGGTGGACAGCCCCGACATCGTTTCGGAAAGCGGACGAGCCATCGCGGCGCCGCACAGTATTCTCATCACCGAGGTCTTCGGACGCATCTCCAAACGGGAGTCGCTGCTGACCGTGAAGAAGGACGAGATCAAGGACCAGGTCGTCGCGGATCTTCACGAAATGCTGCATGGCCGAGTGCGCTACGGCCAGCTCGAGATGTACCACGACGCCTTGCAGAAGAAGGAGGAAGCGGACTCGCTCTTCAACCACGGCTACCTCGACCTGCGCGGCCGAGCCCAGGCCGATTCCCTGTTCTGGCAGATCTGCAACCGGTTGGAGAAGAAAACGCAGACCACCCGCGGCTACCAGCCCGAGGAGCTGATCGGTCTCTCGGAGATCCTAGCCGACCAGTACGTCTGCAACTTCTCGGTCTTCCAGTCCTTGCTCGATCACTGGGCCCTCGACCAGCTGTTTCCCATCACCCCGCTCGCTCGTCTCAAGGAACGTCCTTCAGTGAACGCCATCCTGGTGGACATCACCTGCGACAGCGACGGAAAGGTCTCCAAGTTCATCGATCTGGAGGACGAAAAGGAGTACTTGCCGCTGCACCCGCTCAAGAAGAACGAGCCCTACTACCTCGGCATCTACCTGGTCGGAGCCTACCAGGATATCATGGGGGACAACCACAATCTGTTTGGCCGCGTGAACGAAGTTCACGTCTTTCTCGACGAGGACGAGGAGGACGGCTTCTACATCGAGGACACCATCCAGGGCTACCGGATGAAGGACGTGCTCGAAGGGGTGCAGTATCGAGCCGAAGGTCTGTGCCAGCAGATGAAAAAGCAGATCGACCGGGCGACCAAGAAGGATCTGGTGAAACCGCGCGACGGGGTGCACTTCATGGAAATCTACGAAGCCCAGATCCAACAGAAATCGTATTTGGCGATCGACTACAAGCGCAAGCGGCGGACCGCTGCCAAGCGGGCGAAAAAGCCCTAG